One genomic window of Paenibacillus xylanilyticus includes the following:
- a CDS encoding alpha/beta fold hydrolase has translation MEYDIFKLGDVTLQSGVTLPNAFLAYKTYGKLNEKKDNVVVYPTAFGDQHVQNEWLIGNGMALDPEKYFIIVPNLLGNGLSSSPSNTPPPFDRANFPRVTIYDNVVLQHRLVTELFGIQKIALVVGWSMGGIQAFQWGASYPNMVERIAPFAGAAKTWPHTFTVMEGVCAPLQSAAQFDSNQLNHLTTADMRGAGRVYAGWGFSQAFYRKELYRELGFDSLTDFVAGFWEEVFMTMDPHNVLAMSWTGQHADISDNPFYNGNFEHALSSIKALACIMPGSTDLFCMAEDNAYEAGLIPNAVYQPIPSIWGHLAGRGINPADNKFIDDNLKRLLTLSPGG, from the coding sequence ATGGAGTATGACATCTTCAAATTGGGTGATGTTACCTTGCAATCCGGTGTGACGTTACCAAATGCTTTTCTTGCTTACAAGACTTACGGTAAATTGAATGAGAAGAAAGATAATGTTGTGGTCTATCCTACGGCTTTTGGCGACCAGCATGTACAAAATGAATGGTTGATTGGAAATGGCATGGCACTGGATCCGGAAAAATACTTTATCATCGTCCCGAATCTGTTAGGTAACGGATTGTCCTCGTCTCCCAGTAACACACCTCCTCCATTTGATCGGGCGAATTTCCCCAGAGTAACCATCTATGATAATGTAGTTCTGCAGCATCGGCTAGTTACCGAACTATTCGGCATACAAAAGATTGCACTCGTTGTAGGGTGGTCCATGGGTGGTATTCAAGCATTCCAGTGGGGGGCAAGTTATCCCAATATGGTGGAACGCATCGCGCCTTTTGCAGGCGCTGCCAAAACATGGCCTCATACGTTTACGGTGATGGAGGGAGTATGTGCCCCCCTCCAGTCAGCCGCCCAATTTGATTCGAATCAACTCAATCATTTGACCACTGCAGACATGCGCGGGGCTGGCCGGGTATACGCGGGATGGGGATTTTCACAGGCTTTCTATAGAAAGGAACTTTACCGTGAGCTGGGTTTCGATTCTTTGACAGATTTTGTGGCAGGCTTCTGGGAAGAGGTCTTCATGACTATGGATCCGCACAATGTCCTCGCCATGTCATGGACAGGCCAACATGCCGATATTAGTGATAATCCCTTCTATAACGGTAATTTCGAGCATGCGTTAAGCAGCATTAAAGCGCTTGCCTGCATTATGCCAGGTAGCACGGATCTCTTCTGCATGGCGGAAGACAACGCGTATGAGGCTGGCCTTATTCCTAATGCGGTCTATCAACCGATTCCTTCGATTTGGGGACATTTGGCCGGTCGTGGGATTAACCCTGCGGATAACAAATTTATCGATGACAATCTTAAACGGTTGCTGACGTTAAGTCCAGGCGGATAA
- a CDS encoding LLM class flavin-dependent oxidoreductase gives MNKRQGQLHLGAFIYFTGHHHAGWRHPESGVEKMFDIEWYKRIAQTAERGKFDMIFFADLLHLIYPSRAAAGMLDPISLLSALSTVTEKIGLTATLSTTYNEPFNAARRLATLDHISGGRTGWNIVTSQVDTEARNFGRDKHPEHATRYEMAQEFVDVVTALWDSWPQDSFVMDRESGTFVDESKLRIAEYQGQWYSTHGLLNVPRPPQGYPVLIQAGSSEPGQDFAAKVGEVIFTAQSSLEAAQDFYRKVNEKLLAVGRERGSLLIMPGLSPILGSTVEEARRKERQLLDLIDPQEAVMMVSGMLQTDLSGYPADGPLPDIPDPVEASNGMKSRVQLIMDLARKERLSITELGRRLLGARGHMQFVGTPEQLTNLMEEWFHGYGCDGFNIMPPVLPGDLEEFVQHVIPELQKRGLFREEYEGMTLREHLGLIEPSVIVNHKQQDAANPSR, from the coding sequence ATGAATAAACGACAGGGTCAGCTTCATCTTGGTGCGTTCATATATTTTACCGGACATCATCACGCGGGATGGCGTCATCCGGAATCGGGTGTAGAGAAGATGTTTGATATCGAATGGTATAAACGAATTGCTCAGACCGCTGAGCGGGGAAAGTTCGATATGATTTTTTTTGCGGACTTATTGCATTTAATATACCCTAGCCGGGCTGCTGCAGGTATGTTGGACCCGATTTCGCTTCTCTCCGCTCTGTCCACGGTGACTGAGAAAATCGGGTTAACAGCAACGCTGTCAACAACGTATAACGAACCATTCAATGCGGCACGCCGTCTGGCTACGCTTGATCACATCAGCGGAGGACGGACAGGCTGGAATATAGTGACATCTCAAGTCGATACGGAAGCCCGGAACTTTGGTAGAGACAAGCATCCTGAGCATGCAACACGATATGAGATGGCGCAGGAATTCGTTGATGTTGTTACGGCATTATGGGATAGCTGGCCCCAAGATTCATTCGTTATGGATCGGGAATCGGGTACGTTCGTCGATGAATCCAAGCTGCGCATTGCTGAATATCAAGGCCAATGGTATTCCACGCATGGTCTTTTGAACGTGCCACGTCCACCACAAGGATATCCGGTCCTTATTCAGGCGGGTTCATCGGAGCCAGGCCAGGATTTCGCTGCAAAAGTCGGCGAGGTCATCTTCACGGCTCAGTCGTCACTCGAAGCTGCGCAGGATTTTTATCGGAAGGTGAACGAAAAACTTCTGGCCGTGGGCCGTGAGCGTGGCAGCTTGCTCATCATGCCAGGACTATCACCCATCCTCGGTTCAACTGTGGAGGAAGCCCGTCGTAAGGAACGACAGCTGCTTGACCTCATTGACCCGCAGGAGGCTGTGATGATGGTATCCGGCATGCTTCAGACAGACCTCAGCGGATATCCTGCCGATGGTCCGTTACCTGACATACCGGATCCGGTGGAAGCAAGTAATGGTATGAAAAGCCGTGTCCAGCTCATTATGGACCTGGCACGCAAAGAGCGGTTGTCCATTACCGAGCTAGGGCGAAGGCTTCTCGGTGCTCGTGGTCATATGCAATTTGTGGGAACCCCAGAGCAGCTTACCAACCTTATGGAAGAGTGGTTTCATGGATATGGGTGCGATGGTTTCAATATCATGCCACCCGTTCTGCCAGGGGATCTCGAAGAATTCGTCCAGCATGTCATTCCTGAGCTTCAGAAGCGCGGCCTATTCCGTGAAGAATACGAGGGTATGACGTTACGAGAGCATCTTGGACTTATAGAGCCATCCGTTATCGTTAACCATAAACAGCAAGATGCCGCTAACCCATCACGTTGA
- a CDS encoding ABC transporter permease, producing MRTNDVSLNAKTNEKQPAFGRRSPWRLPSWLHGWMLPVIVIVLWESASALELLSDSVLPAPSRIALTFWHLCTNGDMTEHLAASIIRAGGGFLLGAATGLLLGVFTGLGKWAEQTLDPTIQMLRTVPLLAVIPLFILWFGVGELSKILLIALGSFFPLYFHTHLGVRSADRNLYEVTRILQYSKFMLLTKLIIPSALPNILLGIRLSVGASWLLLAVAEMMGANAGVGYMIQDARVYAQTDIVFVGIILFALVGKLSDSVVRLAEKRFLRWSNTYKG from the coding sequence GATGTGTCATTAAACGCTAAGACAAACGAGAAGCAACCAGCGTTTGGAAGAAGGTCCCCGTGGAGATTGCCGAGCTGGTTGCATGGGTGGATGCTGCCTGTCATTGTAATCGTGTTATGGGAATCAGCATCTGCTCTTGAGCTGTTATCCGACTCGGTATTGCCAGCTCCGTCTCGGATTGCTCTAACCTTCTGGCATCTGTGCACCAATGGAGATATGACGGAACATCTGGCTGCGAGCATTATTCGTGCGGGTGGAGGATTTCTACTTGGAGCGGCAACAGGATTGCTGCTAGGGGTATTCACCGGCTTGGGCAAGTGGGCTGAACAAACACTTGATCCAACAATCCAAATGCTGCGGACGGTTCCGTTGCTTGCGGTCATTCCGCTGTTCATTCTGTGGTTCGGAGTCGGAGAATTATCCAAAATACTGCTGATCGCACTCGGATCGTTTTTCCCGCTTTATTTCCATACGCATCTAGGTGTACGTAGTGCTGACCGTAACCTTTATGAGGTTACCCGTATTTTACAATACTCCAAGTTCATGCTGTTAACGAAACTGATTATCCCTTCGGCGTTGCCGAACATCCTGCTTGGCATCAGGTTATCCGTAGGGGCTTCCTGGCTGCTGCTTGCTGTCGCAGAAATGATGGGTGCAAACGCAGGAGTGGGTTATATGATTCAAGATGCACGCGTTTATGCACAGACGGATATCGTTTTTGTTGGAATTATTCTGTTTGCGTTGGTTGGTAAACTATCGGATTCAGTCGTTAGACTGGCCGAAAAAAGATTCTTGCGATGGAGTAACACCTACAAAGGTTGA